From Cellulomonas fimi ATCC 484, a single genomic window includes:
- a CDS encoding CHAT domain-containing protein: MGDYADLEIQLYRRDDVTYGIWPVLSLPGSDADVRLDGSDGRFTAHLDPEAWRDLDADAYGRALGAGLLGSGFGTAFRQAAQTAASHGVRLRVRLVVDPSPEAAVLHGVRWETLRDPQDDRTLLTDENVLFSRFLGSRDWRPVRPRPRGDLRALVVVASPSDVGDYPAQGAARLAPLDVAAELDRARSALVGLDVTELPGSASPTAEHVLDALRTGFDVVYVVCHGYLHHREPVLLLEDDDGAAAPLLGSDLVQRVRELTRTPGLVFLASCRGAGDGEDARSADAGVLAALGPRLAAAGVPAVVAMQGDVTMATAAAFSTAFFRSLDDDGLVDRACAVGRAAVRDRHDWWVPTLFMRLRSGRMWYEPGGPRGTVFEKWPSLVRAIETGRCTPVIGPGISDVLLGSRQEIARAWASRYRFPMAPHNRESLPQVAQYLAINQNRWFPHSELEHHVRRTLLERFGDEIPEPLRAPTAPIEDVLSAGWNALRSRGSVEPYSVLASLTAPVYVTTQPTRLLADALRAAGKDPQIELCQWNDDFVWEESVYAREPGFRPTVERPLVYHLLGLLDVPESLVLTEDNYFDYLIGVTQNRELVPECVRGALTRTALMFVGFRLDEWDFRVLYRSVMSYEGKAANGHSHVAVQIDPEEGSTSDPVRARAYLEGYFREGAPVSLYWGSTEAFVKELHDQWGSR; encoded by the coding sequence ATGGGCGACTACGCCGATCTCGAGATCCAGCTCTACCGCAGGGACGACGTGACCTACGGCATCTGGCCCGTGCTGTCGCTCCCCGGCTCCGACGCCGACGTGCGCCTCGACGGCAGCGACGGCCGTTTCACCGCCCACCTCGACCCCGAGGCGTGGCGGGACCTCGACGCCGACGCGTACGGCCGCGCGCTCGGCGCTGGGCTGCTCGGGTCCGGCTTCGGGACGGCGTTCCGGCAGGCCGCCCAGACCGCCGCGAGCCACGGGGTGCGGCTGCGGGTCCGGCTCGTCGTCGACCCGTCCCCCGAGGCGGCGGTGCTGCACGGGGTGCGCTGGGAGACGCTGCGCGACCCGCAGGACGACCGGACGCTCCTGACGGACGAGAACGTGCTGTTCTCGCGGTTCCTCGGCAGCCGCGACTGGCGGCCCGTGCGCCCCCGACCGCGGGGCGACCTGCGCGCGCTCGTCGTGGTCGCGTCGCCGTCCGACGTGGGCGACTACCCGGCGCAGGGGGCCGCGCGCCTCGCGCCGCTCGACGTCGCTGCCGAGCTGGACCGCGCCCGGTCCGCGCTGGTCGGCCTCGACGTGACCGAGCTGCCCGGGTCCGCGTCCCCCACGGCCGAGCACGTGCTCGACGCGCTGCGCACCGGCTTCGACGTCGTCTACGTCGTGTGCCACGGCTACCTGCACCACCGCGAGCCGGTGCTGCTGCTCGAGGACGACGACGGCGCCGCCGCGCCGCTGCTGGGCAGCGACCTCGTGCAGCGCGTCCGGGAGCTGACCCGCACACCCGGCCTGGTGTTCCTCGCGTCGTGCCGCGGCGCGGGCGACGGCGAGGACGCGCGCTCGGCGGACGCGGGCGTGCTCGCGGCGCTCGGCCCCCGGCTCGCCGCGGCCGGCGTGCCCGCGGTCGTCGCGATGCAGGGCGACGTGACGATGGCGACGGCCGCCGCCTTCTCGACGGCGTTCTTCCGCAGCCTCGACGACGACGGCCTCGTCGACCGGGCGTGCGCGGTGGGACGCGCCGCGGTGCGGGACCGGCACGACTGGTGGGTGCCGACGCTGTTCATGCGGCTGCGCAGCGGGCGCATGTGGTACGAGCCGGGCGGGCCGCGCGGGACGGTGTTCGAGAAGTGGCCCTCGCTCGTGCGCGCGATCGAGACGGGCCGCTGCACGCCCGTCATCGGCCCCGGGATCAGCGACGTGCTGCTCGGCTCCCGGCAGGAGATCGCGCGCGCGTGGGCGAGCCGCTACCGGTTCCCGATGGCGCCCCACAACCGGGAGAGCCTCCCGCAGGTCGCGCAGTACCTCGCCATCAACCAGAACCGCTGGTTCCCGCACTCCGAGCTCGAGCACCACGTCCGGCGCACCCTGCTGGAGCGGTTCGGTGACGAGATCCCCGAGCCGCTGCGCGCCCCGACGGCGCCCATCGAGGACGTGCTGTCCGCCGGGTGGAACGCGTTGCGGTCGCGCGGCTCGGTCGAGCCGTACTCGGTGCTCGCGAGCCTCACCGCGCCCGTCTACGTCACGACGCAGCCGACCCGCCTGCTCGCCGACGCGCTGCGCGCCGCGGGCAAGGACCCGCAGATCGAGCTGTGCCAGTGGAACGACGACTTCGTGTGGGAGGAGTCGGTCTACGCCCGCGAGCCCGGGTTCCGGCCGACCGTCGAACGGCCGCTCGTCTACCACCTGCTGGGGCTGCTCGACGTGCCCGAGTCGCTCGTGCTGACCGAGGACAACTACTTCGACTACCTCATCGGCGTCACGCAGAACCGCGAGCTGGTCCCCGAGTGCGTGCGCGGCGCGCTGACCCGGACCGCGCTGATGTTCGTCGGCTTCCGGCTCGACGAGTGGGACTTCCGCGTGCTGTACCGCAGCGTCATGAGCTACGAGGGCAAGGCCGCGAACGGGCACAGCCACGTCGCGGTGCAGATCGACCCCGAGGAGGGCTCGACGAGCGACCCCGTGCGCGCACGCGCCTACCTCGAGGGGTACTTCCGCGAGGGGGCGCCCGTCAGCCTGTACTGGGGCAGCACCGAGGCGTTCGTCAAGGAGCTGCACGACCAGTGGGGGTCGCGGTGA
- a CDS encoding mycothiol transferase, which produces MDVADLLVEALGRVGPVLHAAVDGLDRGGLTYRPDPGANSVAWLVWHASRGQDAQVADLAGVEQVWTARGWAQRFGLPFRDGATGYGQSAQDVAAVDVPADLLLGYYDDVAAQTVAYLRRLEPADLDRVVDEAWDPPVTLGVRLVSIVDDDVQHAGQAAYVRGLWDRRGR; this is translated from the coding sequence ATGGACGTCGCCGATCTGCTCGTCGAGGCGCTGGGGCGCGTCGGGCCCGTGCTGCACGCGGCCGTCGACGGGCTCGACCGGGGCGGGCTGACGTACCGGCCGGACCCGGGGGCGAACTCCGTCGCCTGGCTCGTGTGGCACGCGTCGCGCGGCCAGGACGCGCAGGTCGCGGACCTGGCCGGCGTCGAGCAGGTGTGGACCGCCCGCGGGTGGGCGCAGCGGTTCGGGCTGCCGTTCCGCGACGGCGCGACCGGCTACGGGCAGTCCGCGCAGGACGTGGCCGCCGTCGACGTGCCCGCCGACCTCCTGCTCGGCTACTACGACGACGTCGCCGCCCAGACGGTCGCGTACCTGCGCCGGCTGGAGCCCGCCGACCTCGACCGGGTCGTCGACGAGGCGTGGGACCCGCCCGTGACGCTCGGCGTCCGGCTCGTCAGCATCGTCGACGACGACGTCCAGCACGCGGGGCAGGCGGCCTACGTCCGCGGGCTGTGGGACCGGCGGGGTCGCTGA
- a CDS encoding WD40 repeat-containing protein: protein MGVAVTDVLPEVRAHPYVGPQAYRAGQPLYGRAVALDRLFNLVVAERVVLLHSPSGAGKSSLLNAALIPALDREGLEVLPVIRVSTPHVATMRPAPRNRYLMSTLLSLESDVPEEAQVPMDRLRDLTLAQYLRQRPDRDGVPGNEVLVFDQFEEVLSLDPTDDDVKREFFAQVGEALREHRLWAVFAIREDHLAALEPYLRVVPTRLRTRYRLDLLTAEEAYEAVVSPARDAGVEFRPEAAHALVDDLRQVRAQRLDGAVDVLGRYVEPVQLQLACTTIWDRRDPASTEITAADGVAGASVEQALTDYYDARVGAAARVTGVREDVIRDWFERRLVTPQGLRGQVLEGPLGSTERDAPVLRELDHLIRPETRRQATWYELSHDRFIEPVRRSNARWRAQHLTGFEQAAALWDENGRQRRLLLTGPHLDSARQDVAARRRVMQPHEQAFLEASLALDADRRRERRRRRWTQVLAVALAVLLVAAVALFGQTRRLLGRAQLDERQQRELFTAVSDLDQDAGSAARTAVDLARADLARDEALRDNTRDLLHLAATTTPVTAVLPADAPVLGAVQSAGGSRVLTVGATTADLWSRGEDPAGRPGFAHVGTVVAGEGEVVAFDVSRDGRTAAVVLDDGTVVVRHEAGAGADARVTRWPTPVGAVDLVVSADGARLATVGPGAAVTVWAVEAARRPDGHRVLDADVAGQEARTAAFRPDGRVLATADEDGVLRLWDLDAGRPVADVPTDGSEPALVRFGTDGTTIGTAGASGASVWDVATGTLLGSVTDAAAGSFAHGPDLSTVVAATRWGEVRSYDARTGARLGRAYLPGTDLGVAAVDEASPEQALVVPVGGRAALWQLQADVDPQQVDVSGGVAYRVRADGTVVRSSTADLADATAVVAPGPLWAFDADEAGGAVVTVTEDGAVQVWDTATGGLRHAEPPAALVDDASVAAGRLALVADDGVRAVDVASGTPLAAAPLPAGALAAVVELTPDGGAAVVGYREALPVPEPPDPRDRGSASPGLTADDGAPPGAAPPTAPPAAVPGTPPPPPTSGRERAEVGALVPLDGGDAVPLRMLVREADAPAAVAVAPDGAHATVATAQGDLAAFDLASGDLLWQRTLPHGRPLAVAFTPDGLLVVTGDRGVDVLDLTGDGALVAGIPANEYLDVATLDGRGGTVVVTLWGGAVVELPLEPDELVEHLDARLLDE from the coding sequence GTGGGGGTCGCGGTGACCGACGTCCTGCCCGAGGTGCGCGCGCACCCGTACGTCGGGCCGCAGGCCTACCGGGCCGGCCAGCCGCTCTACGGCCGGGCCGTGGCGCTCGACCGGCTGTTCAACCTCGTCGTCGCCGAACGCGTCGTGCTGCTGCACTCCCCGTCGGGCGCCGGCAAGTCGTCGCTGCTCAACGCCGCCCTCATCCCCGCGCTCGACCGCGAAGGGCTCGAGGTGCTGCCCGTGATCCGCGTGAGCACGCCGCACGTCGCGACGATGCGCCCGGCGCCGCGCAACCGGTACCTCATGAGCACCCTGCTCTCGCTCGAGTCCGACGTGCCCGAGGAGGCGCAGGTCCCGATGGACCGCCTGCGCGACCTCACGCTCGCGCAGTACCTGCGGCAACGCCCGGACCGCGACGGCGTGCCCGGCAACGAGGTGCTCGTCTTCGACCAGTTCGAGGAGGTGCTCAGCCTCGACCCGACCGACGACGACGTGAAGCGGGAGTTCTTCGCGCAGGTCGGCGAGGCGCTGCGCGAGCACCGGCTGTGGGCGGTGTTCGCGATCCGCGAGGACCACCTCGCCGCGCTCGAGCCCTACCTGCGCGTCGTGCCGACGCGCCTGCGCACCCGCTACCGGCTCGACCTGCTCACGGCCGAGGAGGCGTACGAGGCCGTGGTGAGCCCGGCCCGCGACGCGGGCGTGGAGTTCCGGCCCGAGGCCGCGCACGCGCTCGTCGACGACCTGCGCCAGGTCCGTGCGCAGCGGCTCGACGGCGCGGTCGACGTCCTCGGCCGCTACGTCGAGCCCGTGCAGCTGCAGCTCGCGTGCACCACCATCTGGGACCGCCGCGACCCGGCGTCGACGGAGATCACCGCGGCGGACGGGGTGGCGGGCGCGTCCGTCGAGCAGGCGCTCACGGACTACTACGACGCGCGCGTCGGCGCGGCGGCGCGCGTCACCGGGGTGCGCGAGGACGTGATCCGCGACTGGTTCGAGCGCCGCCTGGTGACGCCGCAGGGTCTGCGCGGCCAGGTCCTGGAGGGTCCGCTCGGGTCCACCGAGCGCGACGCGCCCGTGCTGCGCGAGCTCGACCACCTGATCCGGCCCGAGACGCGCCGGCAGGCGACCTGGTACGAGCTGTCGCACGACCGGTTCATCGAGCCCGTGCGGCGCAGCAACGCGCGCTGGCGGGCGCAGCACCTGACGGGGTTCGAGCAGGCCGCGGCGCTGTGGGACGAGAACGGGCGGCAGCGCCGGCTGCTGCTCACGGGCCCGCACCTGGACTCGGCCCGGCAGGACGTCGCAGCCCGCCGCCGCGTGATGCAGCCGCACGAGCAGGCGTTCCTCGAGGCCTCCCTCGCGCTCGACGCGGACCGCCGCCGCGAGCGCCGCCGCCGACGCTGGACGCAGGTCCTCGCCGTGGCGCTCGCGGTGCTGCTCGTCGCCGCGGTCGCGCTGTTCGGCCAGACGCGGCGGCTGCTGGGCCGCGCGCAGCTCGACGAGCGGCAGCAGCGGGAGCTCTTCACGGCCGTCTCGGACCTGGACCAGGACGCGGGCAGCGCCGCCCGCACGGCCGTCGATCTGGCCCGCGCCGACCTCGCTCGTGACGAGGCCCTGCGCGACAACACCCGCGACCTGCTCCACCTCGCCGCGACGACGACACCGGTGACGGCCGTGCTCCCCGCCGACGCGCCGGTGCTCGGCGCGGTGCAGTCGGCGGGCGGGTCCCGCGTACTGACCGTCGGTGCGACGACGGCCGACCTGTGGTCGCGCGGCGAGGACCCGGCGGGCCGGCCGGGCTTCGCGCACGTCGGCACGGTCGTCGCCGGCGAGGGCGAGGTCGTCGCGTTCGACGTGAGCCGCGACGGGCGCACGGCCGCCGTGGTCCTCGACGACGGCACGGTCGTCGTCCGGCACGAGGCCGGCGCCGGTGCCGACGCGCGCGTCACCCGGTGGCCGACGCCGGTCGGGGCCGTCGACCTCGTCGTGTCCGCCGACGGGGCCCGGCTCGCGACGGTGGGCCCGGGCGCTGCCGTGACGGTCTGGGCGGTGGAGGCGGCACGCCGCCCCGACGGCCACCGCGTGCTCGACGCGGACGTCGCCGGGCAGGAGGCCCGCACCGCCGCGTTCCGGCCCGACGGGCGCGTCCTGGCCACCGCGGACGAGGACGGCGTGCTGCGCCTGTGGGACCTCGACGCGGGCCGGCCCGTCGCCGACGTGCCGACGGACGGCTCGGAGCCGGCACTCGTGCGGTTCGGCACGGACGGCACCACGATCGGGACCGCGGGCGCGTCGGGCGCGTCGGTGTGGGACGTCGCGACCGGCACGCTGCTCGGGTCGGTCACGGACGCCGCCGCAGGGTCGTTCGCGCACGGGCCGGACCTGTCCACGGTGGTGGCGGCCACCCGGTGGGGCGAGGTGCGCTCCTACGACGCGCGGACGGGCGCCCGCCTCGGCCGGGCGTACCTGCCCGGCACCGACCTGGGGGTCGCGGCCGTGGACGAGGCGTCGCCCGAGCAGGCGCTCGTGGTGCCCGTCGGCGGGAGGGCCGCGCTCTGGCAGCTCCAGGCGGACGTCGACCCGCAGCAGGTCGACGTCTCGGGCGGCGTCGCGTACCGCGTGCGCGCCGACGGCACGGTCGTGCGCAGCTCGACCGCGGACCTCGCCGACGCGACCGCGGTCGTGGCGCCCGGACCGCTGTGGGCGTTCGACGCCGACGAGGCGGGCGGTGCGGTCGTGACCGTGACGGAGGACGGCGCCGTGCAGGTCTGGGACACCGCGACCGGCGGCCTGCGGCACGCGGAGCCGCCCGCGGCGCTGGTGGACGACGCGAGCGTCGCGGCCGGCCGGCTCGCGCTCGTCGCGGACGACGGCGTGCGCGCGGTCGACGTCGCCTCCGGCACACCGCTCGCCGCCGCCCCGCTGCCGGCGGGCGCGCTCGCCGCGGTCGTCGAGCTCACGCCGGACGGAGGGGCTGCGGTCGTCGGCTACCGCGAGGCCCTGCCCGTGCCCGAGCCACCCGACCCCCGTGACCGCGGCAGCGCCTCGCCCGGCCTCACGGCCGACGACGGTGCGCCGCCCGGCGCCGCTCCGCCGACGGCACCGCCGGCCGCGGTGCCGGGCACGCCGCCGCCCCCGCCCACCTCCGGGCGCGAGCGGGCGGAGGTCGGCGCGCTCGTGCCGCTCGACGGCGGCGACGCCGTGCCCCTGCGGATGCTCGTCCGGGAGGCGGACGCCCCGGCAGCCGTCGCGGTCGCCCCCGACGGCGCGCACGCGACGGTCGCGACCGCGCAGGGCGACCTCGCTGCCTTCGACCTCGCGTCGGGCGACCTGCTGTGGCAGCGCACCCTCCCGCACGGCCGGCCGCTCGCGGTGGCGTTCACGCCGGACGGGCTGCTCGTCGTGACGGGCGACCGGGGCGTCGACGTGCTGGACCTCACCGGCGACGGCGCGCTCGTCGCGGGCATCCCCGCGAACGAGTACCTCGACGTCGCGACGCTCGACGGCCGGGGCGGCACCGTGGTCGTGACGCTGTGGGGCGGAGCCGTCGTGGAGCTGCCGCTGGAGCCGGACGAGCTCGTCGAGCACCTGGACGCGCGGCTGCTCGACGAGTGA
- a CDS encoding ABC transporter ATP-binding protein, whose translation MSTAVLDPARVGQGSGDATGPLAVRTDGLTKRFRSGQVAVDDLDLRVPRGAVYGFLGPNGSGKTTTIRMLLGLVRPTAGAAWLLDAPVPAASAAVLPRVGALVEGPAFHPYLSGRDNLARLEAADATADPRTADRRAGEALERVGLSAAADKRYRQYSLGMKQRLGLAAALLRPRDLLVLDEPTNGLDPQGTREVRHLVRELADAGTTVLVSSHLLAEIEQVCTHVGIMRTGRMVLQGDRSALVAHGAARLRVTTTAGTAGEAARVLTGLGLDEVRVDGVQVDALLGSVRPEDVSVALVRAGVGLAGLEVRSPSLEEIFVELTGEGFDVAR comes from the coding sequence GTGAGCACGGCGGTGCTCGACCCCGCGCGGGTCGGCCAGGGGTCCGGTGACGCCACCGGGCCCCTGGCCGTGCGCACCGACGGCCTGACGAAGCGGTTCCGGTCGGGGCAGGTCGCGGTCGACGACCTCGACCTGCGGGTGCCGCGCGGGGCGGTGTACGGGTTCCTGGGACCGAACGGGTCGGGCAAGACGACGACGATCCGGATGCTGCTCGGCCTCGTGCGGCCGACCGCCGGTGCGGCCTGGCTGCTCGACGCGCCCGTGCCCGCGGCGTCGGCGGCGGTGCTGCCCCGCGTCGGCGCGCTCGTCGAGGGCCCCGCGTTCCACCCGTACCTGTCCGGACGCGACAACCTGGCACGCCTGGAGGCCGCCGACGCGACCGCCGACCCGCGCACGGCGGACCGGCGCGCGGGCGAGGCCCTCGAGCGCGTCGGGCTCTCGGCCGCCGCGGACAAGCGCTACCGGCAGTACTCGCTCGGCATGAAGCAGCGGCTCGGCCTCGCCGCGGCGCTGCTGCGTCCGCGGGACCTGCTCGTGCTTGACGAGCCGACGAACGGGCTGGACCCGCAGGGCACGCGGGAGGTCCGGCACCTCGTCCGCGAGCTCGCCGACGCCGGCACGACGGTCCTGGTCTCGTCGCACCTGCTCGCGGAGATCGAGCAGGTCTGCACGCACGTCGGCATCATGCGCACGGGCCGGATGGTGCTGCAGGGCGACCGGTCCGCGCTCGTCGCGCACGGCGCCGCGCGGCTGCGCGTGACGACGACCGCGGGGACGGCCGGGGAGGCGGCGCGTGTGCTCACGGGGCTGGGCCTCGACGAGGTCCGCGTCGACGGCGTGCAGGTCGACGCGCTGCTGGGCAGCGTCCGCCCGGAGGACGTGTCCGTGGCGCTCGTGCGTGCCGGTGTCGGGCTCGCCGGGCTCGAGGTGCGCAGCCCGAGCCTGGAGGAGATCTTCGTGGAGCTGACCGGGGAGGGCTTCGATGTCGCACGCTGA
- a CDS encoding LLM class F420-dependent oxidoreductase, protein MRVGIHLMRFDAVEPSALRTELATTAEAAEAAGVAWVSVMDHWFQMVAAGFPAEDPMLEAYTTLGYLAARTETVQLGVLVTGVTYRYPGLLAKTVATLDVLSGGRATLGIGAAWYDREHAALGVPFPPLKERFERLEEALQICRQMWDPEQNGPYEGTHYRLAETLCQPQPLRAPEVMVGGGGERKTLRLVAQYADACNLFASTPEEVAHKLDVLRAHCDDVGRDVADIRVTMLHGGDALLRGDVEGFTEEMKAYAALGVETVILRPPATPLSAWVRDAVAPAVPRVAEL, encoded by the coding sequence GTGCGGGTCGGCATCCACCTCATGCGGTTCGACGCGGTCGAGCCGAGCGCCCTGCGCACCGAGCTCGCGACGACGGCCGAGGCGGCCGAGGCCGCCGGCGTCGCGTGGGTCTCGGTCATGGACCACTGGTTCCAGATGGTCGCGGCGGGCTTCCCCGCCGAGGACCCCATGCTCGAGGCGTACACGACGCTCGGGTACCTCGCGGCGCGCACCGAGACGGTGCAGCTGGGCGTCCTCGTCACGGGCGTCACCTACCGGTACCCGGGCCTGCTCGCGAAGACGGTCGCGACGCTCGACGTGCTGTCCGGCGGGCGCGCGACGCTCGGCATCGGTGCCGCCTGGTACGACCGCGAGCACGCGGCGCTCGGCGTGCCGTTCCCGCCGCTCAAGGAGCGGTTCGAGCGTCTCGAGGAGGCGCTGCAGATCTGCCGGCAGATGTGGGACCCCGAGCAGAACGGCCCCTACGAGGGCACCCACTACCGGCTCGCGGAGACGCTGTGCCAGCCGCAGCCGCTGCGGGCGCCCGAGGTCATGGTCGGCGGTGGGGGAGAGCGCAAGACGCTGCGCCTCGTGGCGCAGTACGCGGACGCGTGCAACCTGTTCGCGTCGACGCCCGAGGAGGTCGCGCACAAGCTCGACGTGCTGCGCGCGCACTGCGACGACGTCGGCCGGGACGTCGCCGACATCCGGGTGACGATGCTGCACGGCGGTGACGCGCTGCTGCGGGGCGACGTCGAGGGCTTCACCGAGGAGATGAAGGCCTACGCCGCCCTCGGCGTCGAGACGGTCATCCTGCGGCCCCCGGCGACCCCGCTCTCGGCGTGGGTGCGCGACGCGGTCGCCCCCGCGGTCCCGCGGGTCGCCGAGCTCTGA
- a CDS encoding acylphosphatase codes for MTDGTRVRRRVLVRGFVQGVGYRWSAAREAERLGVAGWVRNRADGSVEAVAEGDEAAVEAFVAWAAHGPRGASVGSVDVREEAPEHLAGFTVEP; via the coding sequence ATGACGGACGGGACGCGCGTGCGGCGTCGGGTGCTCGTGCGCGGGTTCGTCCAGGGCGTCGGGTACCGGTGGAGCGCGGCGCGCGAGGCCGAGCGGCTCGGGGTCGCGGGCTGGGTGCGCAACCGCGCCGACGGCTCCGTGGAGGCGGTCGCGGAGGGCGACGAGGCCGCCGTCGAGGCCTTCGTCGCCTGGGCGGCGCACGGGCCGCGGGGCGCGTCGGTGGGCTCTGTCGACGTGCGCGAGGAGGCGCCCGAGCACCTCGCCGGCTTCACGGTCGAGCCGTGA
- a CDS encoding ABC transporter permease, whose product MSHAEPGGLATAGAAPTTAAAAAAVVAVAPPRAVRGAFGRLLRSELRLVLGRRRNVVLLAGLAAVPLLLGLVVFLTRDTAVAGQGPGFIGRVTENGLFLVVASVFVCLPFLLPLTVGIASGDAVAGEASAGTLRYLLVTPVARTRLLVVKAIGALAFVAAAVLAIAVVGLVAGAAFFGLHDVVLLSGDTVPLASGALRVAGIVAYVGLSMTGLVAVGLFFSTLTEVPVGAMAATVVVAIVSGVLDTLPALDAIRPGLLTHHWLDFAELLRIEPDWGVVAGGLGVQAAWVAVFASLAWARFTSADVSS is encoded by the coding sequence ATGTCGCACGCTGAACCGGGCGGCCTCGCCACCGCGGGGGCCGCACCGACCACCGCTGCCGCCGCCGCCGCCGTCGTCGCCGTCGCACCGCCCCGGGCCGTGCGCGGCGCGTTCGGCCGGCTGCTGCGCAGCGAGCTGCGGCTCGTGCTGGGCCGGCGCCGCAACGTGGTCCTGCTGGCCGGGCTCGCGGCCGTCCCGCTGCTGCTCGGGCTCGTCGTGTTCCTCACGCGGGACACCGCGGTGGCCGGGCAGGGGCCCGGGTTCATCGGGCGCGTCACCGAGAACGGGCTGTTCCTCGTGGTCGCGTCGGTGTTCGTCTGCCTGCCGTTCCTGCTGCCCCTGACGGTCGGCATCGCCTCGGGCGACGCGGTCGCCGGGGAGGCGTCGGCGGGCACGCTGCGCTACCTGCTCGTCACGCCCGTGGCCCGCACGCGGCTGCTCGTCGTCAAGGCGATCGGTGCGCTCGCCTTCGTCGCGGCAGCGGTGCTCGCGATCGCGGTCGTCGGGCTCGTCGCGGGGGCGGCGTTCTTCGGGCTGCACGACGTCGTCCTGCTGTCGGGCGACACCGTGCCGCTCGCGTCGGGTGCGCTGCGCGTCGCGGGGATCGTCGCCTACGTCGGGCTGTCGATGACCGGGCTCGTCGCCGTCGGGCTGTTCTTCTCGACGCTCACCGAGGTGCCCGTCGGCGCGATGGCCGCCACCGTGGTCGTCGCGATCGTCTCCGGGGTGCTCGACACGCTGCCCGCGCTCGACGCGATCCGTCCCGGGCTCCTCACCCACCACTGGCTGGACTTCGCCGAGCTGCTGCGGATCGAGCCGGACTGGGGCGTCGTGGCGGGCGGGCTCGGCGTGCAGGCCGCGTGGGTCGCGGTGTTCGCGTCGCTCGCGTGGGCGCGCTTCACGTCGGCCGACGTGTCGTCCTGA
- a CDS encoding S-ribosylhomocysteine lyase, which yields MNVESFNLDHRTVAAPYVRLADRKVLPAGDVIQKYDVRFTQPNVGHLEMPTVHSLEHLFAEHSRNHSDRVLDFSPMGCQTGFYLMVQGEWAYDDVLDLVQQTLEDVLEATEVPAANEVQCGWGANHTLTGAQEAARTFLAERAGWATVTA from the coding sequence ATGAACGTGGAGTCGTTCAACCTCGACCACCGGACCGTCGCCGCGCCCTACGTCCGCCTCGCGGACCGCAAGGTGCTGCCCGCCGGGGACGTCATCCAGAAGTACGACGTCCGGTTCACGCAGCCGAACGTGGGGCACCTGGAGATGCCGACGGTGCACTCGCTCGAGCACCTGTTCGCGGAGCACTCGCGCAACCACTCCGACCGGGTCCTCGACTTCTCCCCCATGGGCTGCCAGACGGGCTTCTACCTCATGGTGCAGGGCGAGTGGGCGTACGACGACGTGCTCGACCTCGTGCAGCAGACGCTCGAGGACGTCCTGGAGGCGACCGAGGTGCCGGCCGCGAACGAGGTGCAGTGCGGCTGGGGCGCGAACCACACCCTGACCGGCGCCCAGGAGGCCGCCCGCACGTTCCTCGCGGAGCGCGCCGGCTGGGCCACGGTGACCGCGTGA
- a CDS encoding 5'-methylthioadenosine/adenosylhomocysteine nucleosidase, whose amino-acid sequence MIAVDAVVVTAMPDEAAPFVARADFVGPVTRVGHAQHRMVTLAGRQVLLVVSGIGLVNAATAAAVAINATHPRALISAGSAGGVGVDVRVGDVVVGSQYVYSGADARAFGYELGQVPGMPEVYAAEQALHDGAAAAAVDLRVLSGTVLSGDAFIDASRVDAIRASFPGALATDMESAALAHASHLYGVPFLSVRGISDLCGPVANDDFLTHVDDAADRSAAVVCALLGSMADEPEPHLVP is encoded by the coding sequence GTGATCGCCGTCGACGCGGTCGTCGTCACGGCCATGCCCGACGAGGCCGCGCCGTTCGTCGCGCGCGCCGACTTCGTGGGGCCCGTGACGCGCGTCGGGCACGCGCAGCACCGCATGGTCACGCTCGCCGGCCGGCAGGTGCTGCTCGTCGTCAGCGGCATCGGCCTGGTGAACGCCGCGACGGCCGCCGCGGTCGCGATCAACGCGACGCACCCCCGCGCGCTGATCAGCGCGGGCAGCGCCGGCGGGGTCGGCGTGGACGTGCGGGTCGGGGACGTCGTCGTGGGGTCGCAGTACGTGTACTCGGGCGCCGACGCCCGCGCCTTCGGCTACGAGCTCGGCCAGGTGCCCGGCATGCCCGAGGTGTACGCCGCGGAGCAGGCGCTGCACGACGGGGCGGCCGCCGCGGCCGTGGACCTGCGCGTGCTGTCGGGCACCGTGCTGTCGGGCGACGCGTTCATCGACGCGAGCCGGGTGGACGCGATCCGCGCGTCGTTCCCGGGCGCGCTGGCGACCGACATGGAGTCGGCCGCCCTCGCGCACGCGAGCCACCTCTACGGGGTGCCGTTCCTGTCCGTGCGCGGCATCTCCGACCTGTGCGGCCCCGTCGCGAACGACGACTTCCTCACGCACGTCGACGACGCCGCGGACCGGTCCGCGGCCGTGGTCTGCGCGCTGCTGGGCTCGATGGCCGACGAGCCGGAGCCGCACCTGGTGCCGTGA